The sequence TGGATATGAAATTTAAAAGAGGAATGACATCCAAATTTCCTCACCTTTCAATTATCTCTTTCTGCTGTCTAACAATGACCAAACTGTTTGAAGGAATATTTTTATCAACTATCACTCCTGGCCCGACAAATGAGTTGCTCCCTATCTTTCTACCAGGGTATATTGAAACATTTATTCCAACTTTGACATTGTGTCCAATAATCGCCCCCAACTTCCTCCTTCCGCTGTCTTCGAGTTTTCCTTTAATTTCAACCCTTATTGTCTTATTATCATGCCTTAGATTCGCTGTTATGGTTCCAGCCCCTAAGTTTGTGTGCTCTCCAATAATCGAGTCGCCAACGTAGTTTAAGTGCGGAGCATTGCTGTGATCCATTATTATTGAGTTTTTGATCTCAACTGCATTTCCGATGTGGCAGTGGTTGCCGATGCTAGTATAGGGCCTTATGAAGCAGTTGGGACCAATTTTACAGTTCTTTCCAATTTTCACTGGACCAACGATATATGCGCTGCTTTTAACAACTGTCCCCTCTCCAATCTCAACTGGAGGTATTATTGTTGCTCCTTCCTCTACGACTCCTCTAATCTCATGCTTCAAATGATTCTTGAGAATGTACTCGTTCAAATTGAGCAAATCCCAAGGCCTCCCAATGTCGTTCCAATAGCCATCATAGACTGCATAGGCAACTTTTCTGCCTGCTTTTATCATGAGATTAATCGTGTCTGTTATTTCATACTCACCGCGCTTGCTCAGTGGAGTTTTTTCAATGAATTCAAAGACATCTGGCTTGAATAAATAGATTCCGAGATTTGCATAGCCTCTGATGTTTCCCGGCTTTTCTTTGATTTCTTTGACGTAGTCCCCTTCGACTTCAATTTTTCCAAAATGGCTTAAGTCTTCAAACTCCTTAACTAAAAGAGCAGCATCTGCTTTCCTAAATGCGTGAAGGAGAGCTTTCACAGCATCTCTCTCAAAATAAATGTCTCCATTAACTGCCAAAAATGACTCTTCTTCAATATACTCTTTTGCAGAATATATTGCCCTCGCAGTGCCTTCTCCTTCAACTTGCTCAACATAGGTGATAGGTTTGCCGTTGTACTCATCGCCCAAAAACTCAACCAACTTTTCTTTCTGATATCTGACAACGATTATGAATTCATCAACAAATGGATACAGATTATCGAGAACGTACTCTATAATTGCCCTATTTGCAACTTTCAACAGAACTTTTGGTCTGTCATCGGTTAAAGGCCTTAATCTTTCACCTTTCCCAGCTGCAAGTATTACACCCTTCAAATTAACACCCCCACTAATGAAGCAATCACGGCTATGCTCCCAAACACTATACAGAATTTGGAGAAATTTAACTTTTCTGCTAATTTAAGCATTCCCTCGAGTGTCAGTAAGCTCACGATAAATGCGCTCAGCACAGCTGCTAAAGATACTGTAATGGGTTCGTTTACAGCTTGAAGTTCTAAAAATAGAGCACCGAAGATTGCTGGGACTGCCATTAAGAAACTAAGCATCACAGCTTTTTTCTGCTCAACTCCAAGCAAAAGTAAGGCTCCAATAGTCATTCCTGAACGCGAGATTCCTGGTAAAATAGCCACACCTTGGGCAATACCTGCAATCATTGCCTCCACAATAGTCACTTCTTCTTTCCTCTTCTTTGGAACTATTTGCCCAAATTCATCTTTGGGTTTTTCCCTGCTCTTAGCTAGGACTATCCCAGTTAATATCAAGGCAAAGCCCACTATTCCATTCACAGCCTCAGCGTTTAGTGATGCAACAACTGTCTTAAATGCTTTGTAAAGTGGAAGCCCAATCACTGCAGTAAAAAGCGTTGAGTAGAAGAGAAATATCTCCTCCTCACCCCATCTGAGCGTTATTAGGTTCATTAGAATCCTTCCCAGCTCATATCTAAATTTAAACAGCACTGCAAAGAGAGTTCCAAAATGGAGTAGCAAGGCATAGGAGTAAGCCCTTTCAGGAGAAACTCCAAAAAAGTTTATCAGCGCTAATATTACCTGACCAGAACTGCTTATCGGTAGCCATTCAGTAAATCCCTGCAATATGCCCATTATAATTGCCTCGGTGTAATCCATAACAGATCACTGGTTGAGTATTTAAGTGCTTGGAAAAATAAACTTTTCGAGAAAAAGCTTTATACTGTTCGGCTAATCTAATTTTGGTGGTGAAGATGAGGATTACAATTCTCTTTGAAAACCACAGTGGATTTAAGAAAGGCCTTTTTGGAGGGCATGGCTTTTCGGCTTTAGTGGAGCACAAAGGATACAAAATATTAGTTGATACAGGAGTTGATGGCGAAATTTTGTTGAGAAACATGAATGCATTGGGAATTAAGCCTACAGATATCGATTATCTCTTCTTAACTCATGGGCATTACGATCACACAGAGGGCTTAAAAGCTCTTCTTGAAGGGAGAGGAGGAAAGAAGCTGACAATCATCGCTCACCCAGAAATATTTGTCAAGAGAGTTGCATTAAAGCCGCATTTGAGAGATATTAGTTTGCCGTTCAAGAGAGAGGAGCTTGAAGAATTGGGAGCAGAGTTCATATTGACTAGAGATCCCATCCAAATTGTTGAAGGCATTTATTCAAGCGGAGAAATTGAGAGAGTTACATGGGACAGAGCTGTTGGATACAAGATTGAGAATGGAAAGCTCGTGAAAGATGAGGTAAAAGATGACATGGCTCTAATTCTTGACTTAGGTGATAGCATAGCAGTAATAACCGGTTGTGGACACAGCGGAGTAATTAACATAGCCATGCATGCTCAAAAGCTCATGAACAAGCCAATCAAAGCTCTCATCGGTGGATTTCACTTAATCGGTGCAAAGCCTGAGCTCTTAAAAGAAACTGTTGAGAAACTAAAGGAGTTAAAAGTTAAGAAGTTTTATGCTGGCCACTGCACGGGATTTGAGGCAATGAGCTCTTTCATGATTGAATTTGGAAAAGCCTTTGAGCCTCTTTACGTAGGCAAAGTTATTGAGCTGGGATAAATTATCCATAAAATCCTTTTTAAGGCAACTTTTTCTCCTTTTAACCATGTATGAACTGACAGAGGACTACAAACTTAGAAAAATCACAAAATTTGAGCTGGATATGGTTGATGAGCGAGATGATTTACTGATTATTCCTCCTTCATCTAAAGCTGGCCCTTGTGGAAATGACTGTGTATTCTGTTATCTCACTCAAAATCCTCCCCAGATGATTTATCGAGTTGCTAAGCATGACACTTTAAACGACCCCGAGCTGGAAAAGAGGATTGCCTACGCAAGAGAGCATTACGATTTGTGGATTCGCGTTACTGACACCTCCGCAAATGTTCGGTTTGATGAAAAGCGTATAGAATCACTCTACAAGGCTGGCTTAGATGAGATTCAGATTTCTCTTCACACCACTAAGAAAGAAGTTAGGATAAGACTCATGCACAACAGAAATGCTGGAAAAGTCATTGATTTAATTCCAAAAATTGTGGAGCACTTTAGAATGATTGCTGATATAATTCTAACTCCTGGATATAACGTCAATGATATTGGGGAAATTTTAGATGACTTAGACAGTTTTGGAGTTCATGAAGTTAGACTCTTCCCTGTTGGGGTCACGAAGTTTTCGAGAACGAGGGCATTGACGAGAGAGGAGCTTCTATTTGTGAAAAACGTTGCGTTGGAGAAGCAAAAAGAACTAGATATTGAAATAGTGATTCCTCCGATATTCCAAGCTCTTTTAGGGGAGTTCACAACTGGCTTGGAGCCCTTTGACATTGAGATGAATATTCCAACGTATATCCTAACGGGCGAGCTTGCATATCCGGAAATGAAGCGCTTATTCCCAAAGCTTAACGTTGTCATGGTTAAGAATGAAGTATTTGGTGGAAATATTGGCACAGCTGGACTTTTGACGGGATATGATGTATTGAGGACTGTTAAACAACTGCCGGAGGTTGATTTAGGCATTCTCCTTCTCCCAGAGGTTATGTTTCATGGTGACATTACTTTAGACGGCTGGAAGAGAGAAGACCTCTTTAACAAAATCCTGATTGAAAAAGGTTACATCGTTGAGACTGTGCTTGAGCCTCAAGAGATCCCAAAGATTTTGGAGAGATTCTAACTCCAAAGCTTTAAAAACCCATCTGCAAAACCTAAGAAAGGCGAGACGAAGAAAGAGGTGAGAGAAATGAAAAATCCTTTTGAAAAAATGCCAACTATCCTTTTAGCTGACGAGCTTATCGATAAAGCCTTTAGGAGAGCTGAAAAAGCAGCATCATCATTCACCCCGCGAGGGAATAAAATAAGCAAAGCGAGACAGAGGGAGGAGCTTAGAATAAGAACTGTTTCAAACGTCATTAGGGATAATTTGAGGAAAATCCTTGACAGAACTCCTGGTGTCTCAACTCTACCTCCATTCTATCAAGAGTTAGTCGATACACTCGTTGATAGAAAGATGTTCCATAAGGCTTTAGCGTCTGTGAATTGGGCAATAAAGACAATAAGAACGCTTGAAGAGAGATATGTGGAAAAGATTAGATATTCAAGAGACCCAAATGAGATTGCTCAGCTTAGAAGGCAGTTTTACGGAAGAGTTGCAAGCGTCATTAAGGACATTGCAGACAACTTAGAGTATCTCAACAAGGCTAGAGATGTTTTGAAGGACTTACCTGTTATAGACCTCAGCTTGCCAACCATTGTCATAGCTGGACATCCAAATGTTGGAAAGTCAACTCTTCTCAGGCAGCTCACAAATGCGAAGCCAGAAGTGGCGAGCTATCCATTCACAACCAAGGGAATTAACGTTGGGCAGTTTGAGGAGCACTGGCTCAAGTATCAGGTAATAGACACCCCTGGTTTGCTTGACAGACCTTTGAGTGAGCGTAATGAGATAGAAAGGCAGGCAATTTTAGCATTAAAGCACCTTGGGAGAGTGATAATTTACATCTTTGACCCATCAGAGTACTGTGGATTCCCACTTGATGAGCAGATGCATCTCTTCGAAGAGATTTACGAGGAGTTCAAAGATTTCCCATTCATAGTTGTTTTGAACAAAGTTGATGTAGCTGATGAAGAAAAGATAAGGAAAGTTGAAGAGTTCTTGAGAGCTAGGGGGATAGAGCCTATAAGGATTGTGGCTAAAGATGGACTTGGAGTTGACGAAGTTAAAAAGAAAATATTGGAAATTTTAAGGCCAGGACTAGAGATGGCAATTTACTCCCCCAAAGATGTTCCGCAGTAAGGACAAAATTCTAGGTATATTGGCTTCATAGCATTGCATTTTTCACATTTCTCCTTCAGTTTTGCCCCACAATTCGGACAAAAGATGTAATCATCTTTTATTGGAAATCCACAACTATAACACTTGTTTTGCCCAATTCTACGTTTGTAAAGTTTTTCGAGCTTGAAGTATTCTTTTCTGATGTAGTATAAAGCTAAAACTGTTGCTACAGCACCAAAAAGGCTCAAGCCAATTACTTGAAAAG is a genomic window of Thermococcus sp. M39 containing:
- the glmU gene encoding bifunctional sugar-1-phosphate nucleotidylyltransferase/acetyltransferase: MKGVILAAGKGERLRPLTDDRPKVLLKVANRAIIEYVLDNLYPFVDEFIIVVRYQKEKLVEFLGDEYNGKPITYVEQVEGEGTARAIYSAKEYIEEESFLAVNGDIYFERDAVKALLHAFRKADAALLVKEFEDLSHFGKIEVEGDYVKEIKEKPGNIRGYANLGIYLFKPDVFEFIEKTPLSKRGEYEITDTINLMIKAGRKVAYAVYDGYWNDIGRPWDLLNLNEYILKNHLKHEIRGVVEEGATIIPPVEIGEGTVVKSSAYIVGPVKIGKNCKIGPNCFIRPYTSIGNHCHIGNAVEIKNSIIMDHSNAPHLNYVGDSIIGEHTNLGAGTITANLRHDNKTIRVEIKGKLEDSGRRKLGAIIGHNVKVGINVSIYPGRKIGSNSFVGPGVIVDKNIPSNSLVIVRQQKEIIER
- a CDS encoding undecaprenyl-diphosphate phosphatase, with translation MDYTEAIIMGILQGFTEWLPISSSGQVILALINFFGVSPERAYSYALLLHFGTLFAVLFKFRYELGRILMNLITLRWGEEEIFLFYSTLFTAVIGLPLYKAFKTVVASLNAEAVNGIVGFALILTGIVLAKSREKPKDEFGQIVPKKRKEEVTIVEAMIAGIAQGVAILPGISRSGMTIGALLLLGVEQKKAVMLSFLMAVPAIFGALFLELQAVNEPITVSLAAVLSAFIVSLLTLEGMLKLAEKLNFSKFCIVFGSIAVIASLVGVLI
- a CDS encoding MBL fold metallo-hydrolase — translated: MRITILFENHSGFKKGLFGGHGFSALVEHKGYKILVDTGVDGEILLRNMNALGIKPTDIDYLFLTHGHYDHTEGLKALLEGRGGKKLTIIAHPEIFVKRVALKPHLRDISLPFKREELEELGAEFILTRDPIQIVEGIYSSGEIERVTWDRAVGYKIENGKLVKDEVKDDMALILDLGDSIAVITGCGHSGVINIAMHAQKLMNKPIKALIGGFHLIGAKPELLKETVEKLKELKVKKFYAGHCTGFEAMSSFMIEFGKAFEPLYVGKVIELG
- a CDS encoding DUF512 domain-containing protein; the protein is MYELTEDYKLRKITKFELDMVDERDDLLIIPPSSKAGPCGNDCVFCYLTQNPPQMIYRVAKHDTLNDPELEKRIAYAREHYDLWIRVTDTSANVRFDEKRIESLYKAGLDEIQISLHTTKKEVRIRLMHNRNAGKVIDLIPKIVEHFRMIADIILTPGYNVNDIGEILDDLDSFGVHEVRLFPVGVTKFSRTRALTREELLFVKNVALEKQKELDIEIVIPPIFQALLGEFTTGLEPFDIEMNIPTYILTGELAYPEMKRLFPKLNVVMVKNEVFGGNIGTAGLLTGYDVLRTVKQLPEVDLGILLLPEVMFHGDITLDGWKREDLFNKILIEKGYIVETVLEPQEIPKILERF
- a CDS encoding NOG1 family protein, giving the protein MKNPFEKMPTILLADELIDKAFRRAEKAASSFTPRGNKISKARQREELRIRTVSNVIRDNLRKILDRTPGVSTLPPFYQELVDTLVDRKMFHKALASVNWAIKTIRTLEERYVEKIRYSRDPNEIAQLRRQFYGRVASVIKDIADNLEYLNKARDVLKDLPVIDLSLPTIVIAGHPNVGKSTLLRQLTNAKPEVASYPFTTKGINVGQFEEHWLKYQVIDTPGLLDRPLSERNEIERQAILALKHLGRVIIYIFDPSEYCGFPLDEQMHLFEEIYEEFKDFPFIVVLNKVDVADEEKIRKVEEFLRARGIEPIRIVAKDGLGVDEVKKKILEILRPGLEMAIYSPKDVPQ